From the Sulfuriferula nivalis genome, the window AATACCCTTCGTTGCCAAATTCTGACTTAATTGCTGATCCAGCATTGATGTATACAGTCGGCTCTGATCATTATCAGTCATCCCATCCTGCGGTGTTGCTTCACGCATGCTTTTTAACATCATATTCATGAACACCGCTTCAAACTGCTTGGCAACGGCTTTAATTGCATCAGGCGAATTATCTTTTGCTGCGCGTTTTAGTGCCGCCAATCCTTGCGGATCAACGGAAAACTTATCTGTCATATCGGCCGCATTAATCATCGCAACCTCAAATTATCTCAAGATCCGCATGCAAAGCACCTGCCGATTTCATCGCTTGCAATATAGCCAGCAAATCTTGCGGTGTAGTACCCATGGCATTTAACGCCTTAACCACATCCGCTAACTGGGCACCACCTTTTAGCATCATAACCTGACCTGGTTCACTTTTAATTTCAATATCTGGAGCTTGGGTGACGACTGTTTTACCTTTGGATAGTGGGGCTGGCTGGCTTACCTCTGGATTACTCTTAATAACAACTGAAAGATTACCATGCGACACCGCGCAAGGATCTAGCATGACAGCCTGACTCATCACCACAGAGCCTGTCCGCGCATTCATAACCACCTTGGCCACACCAGGAGCAGGCGTCACATTAAGCGCCTCTAATGCACCAATAAATGCAACGCGTTGATTGCTCCCCAGCGGGGTACGCACTTGAATGACTCGGCTATCCAATGCTGCCGCAGTATCTGTACCAAAGCGCTGATTAATTGCGTTAACAAGCAAACTTGCTGTCGCAAAATCGGCCTGTTTTAATTCCAAACTAATCACATTATCCTGCCCAAGCGAGTTCAATACTGCCCGCTCTACGGTTGCGCCATTAGGAATCAAACCCACATCCAAATGATTTACCTGTGCCTTTGCCCCCCCTACTGCAGCACCGGCCCCACTCACCAGTACATTACCCTGCGCCATTGCGTACACTTGCCCGTCTGCACCCTTTAACGGCGTCATTAACAGAGTACCACCACGTAAACTTTTAGCATTACCCATAGATGAAACGGTGATATCAACTGTCTGTCCCGGTTGTGCAAACGCAGGCAAGGACGACGTCACCATGACCGCAGCCACGTTTTTTAATTGCAAAGTGGTACCCGTAGGCAAATTTACGCCCATACCACGCAACATGCTTTCCACGCTTTGCACAGTAAAAGGGGTTTGCGTCGTTTGATCACCACTGCCGTCTAAACCCACAACCAAACCATAACCTAGCAATTGGTTTTGTCGTACACCGCCTATATTAGCCAGATCCTTAACCGAAACTGCCTGAGCTATACCTGATATCAAAGCCAGACACGCAATCAGCAGCCGAGATTTCCAATTTTTCATATTCAATCCCTCCCGCTTAAAAAGGCAGCACACTCAAGAAGAACCTCGACATAGCCGCCATAACGGCCGCTGCATCAATTCGACTATTTGTGCGATATTCTATGCGCGCATCAGCAACCTGTGTAGAAGACACTACGTTACCAGCCTGTATTGCATCGGGACTAACCACACCTGAGAAACGTATATATTCAACACCTTTATCCAAAGAAATCTGCTTTTCCCCACTCACTACCAAGTTACCGTTAGATTGAACATCGACAACCGTTACTGTAATAGTGCTAGTGAAATTATTAGTTGAAGATAAAGCGTCTGAATCGGCATCTTTACCCGATGTCGTTGCGCTTACACCCAAGCCTTGCAATGTTTTGAATGGCAATCCCACGATACTCGGAATGGTCGCACTCATACTCCCAGACTTGCTACCCGAACTTGACGCTGCTTTACCCGCACTGGTTTTCTCTGCGATAGCAATTGTTATCACATCCCCAATCAAACGTGCTCTTCTGTCTTCAAACAAGGGACGGTAATTATTTGCCTGATAAATGGAACCATTATTTGCGCTCGTCGATACAGGCGCAATTGGCTTAGCTGTTAGTGGCTCTTTCACTATGGTACCTGGCACAGTGCCGCATCCGGCCAGCACAGTAAGCATCATCCCAAGTAGTAACCAAGTTTTCATGATTATTCTCAAAGCACTATTACATCTGTGTAAGTTTTTGCAACATTTGGTCAGAAGTCGTAATAGCCTTACTGTTAATCTCGTAAGCACGTTGTGTCGCTATCATATTGACCAGTTCTTCTGCCACGTTGACGTTAGATGTTTCTACATATCCTTGATTCAAGGCACCCGCACCATTCGTTCCAGGCGTATTGGTATTTGGACTACCTGAAGCACCTGTTTCCACGTAAAGATTTTCACCTTTACTTTCCAAACCAGCATTATTAATAAAGGTAGCTAATTGCAAAGATCCAACCTGCACTGCTGCCGTAACTCCTGGTTGAGTGACTGAAACTGTACCATCAGTGCCTATGGTCAAACTTTGCGCATTTGCAGGGATCGTAATCGCTGGCTGGATAACGTAACCACTTGAGGTTACCAGCTGACCCTGATTATCTACCTGCATGGAACCATCACGCGTATATGCCGTAGTGCCATCTGGCAACAATACCTGAAAGAATCCTGATCCTTGTATTGCTACGTCCTTGTCATTTCCTGTTTGCTGTAAATTACCTTGGGTAAAAATACGCTCAGTTGCCACAGGACGTACCCCTGTACCTACCTGCAGGCCAGAAGGGTATTGAGTTTGCTGTGAAGATTGCGCACCTGGCTGACGCAGAGTTTGATACAACAAATCTTCGAATACGGCACGTGAACGCTTGAAACCATTGGTACTGACGTTAGCCAGGTTATTCGCGATCACATCCATTTGCGTTTGTTGCGCATCCAGACCAGTTCTAGCAATCCATAATGAACGTATCATCTCGTTCTCCTACAGGAATTAAAAGGGTCGCCCATATCTAACATCATATCTAAGTCAGGGTTTACTCACATTGAGCGACTTGTATAGTTAATTATGTATCTATCTGTGCTAAGTTAAAGTGAGGATCTGACTGGCTTTACTGGAGTTATTCTCAGCATTGGTCAGTAATTTCATTTGCATTTCAAATTGCCGTCCCAAACTAATCATGTCCACCATCGCCGATACCACACTGACATTACTGCCTTCTACAGAACCATCCACTACACTGACATTGGCATCCGCATCAAATGGCTTACCATCCTTACTACGAAACAAACCATCATCACCGCGCACCATATCTGTCTCAGCAGGGTTCACCAATTTAATTCGCCCCAGCACATTCACCGAAGTCGCCGCACCCGCTTTGGGTATGGTTGAAACCGTACCGTCCTTGGAAATAGTAATGGTTTCATCAGGTGGGATAGTGATAGGCCCAGACTCTCCCATCACATTCATACCCTTCTCGGTTTGCAACAATCCATTTTCATTAATCTTCAAACTGCCGTCACGAGTGTAGCCTTCTGTGCCATTGCCCACATCAACTGCGATCCACCCCTTACCTTGCACTGCTACATCCAGATCACGCCCAGTTTGCTGTATGGGGCCAGGAGTAAAGTCTGTCCCCACGGTTGAGTCCACCACAAAAGTGCGTGTCGGCAAGCCACTACTTAATATTGGAACTGCGCGAAACGAGTCCAATTGGGCACGAAAACCATTAGTCATAGCATTAGCCAAGTTATTCGAAACCGTGCTTTGCTGCTCTATGACATGCTTTGCACCTGTCATCGCGGTATAAATCAGCCTATCCATGACTTGCCCCCCTTATCGCAGTATCATCAACGCAAATTCACCAACGTTTGCATCACCTGATCTTCAGTTTTGATGGTTTGTGCATTCGCCTGATAATTTCGTTGCGCTGTAATCATGTTGACCAATTCTGCTGTCAAATCCACGTTGGAGTCTTCGGTAGCTGAAGATTGCAACACGCCTAACGGGCCTGAGCCTGGCGAACCCACCAATGGAGTTCCAGAAGCCGCCGTTTCTGCCCAAGTATTATTTCCCAATGGTTGCAAACCGTTAGGATCAGCAAAATTAGCCAACACCACTTGCCCCAAAGTGGCAGATTGACCGTTGGTATAACGCCCCGTTATTACGCCATCACTACCAGTATTGAAACCAGTTAACTTTCCCGAGGTATAACCATCTTGGGTCAGTGCGTTCACACTAAATGTGGAACCAAATTGTGTTGTGCCGGTGTAATCCACACTCACCGACAAAGGCGTTGCTGCGCCAGTAGTTACTGGAACTGCAACACTGAATGGTGATCCGCTTGACAATGCACCAGCGCTGTCAAATGCAAGCGTCCCCTGCACAGTAGGCGCACCTATTGCTGTTCCGTCAGCTGATGCATACACATCCCAAGTATTAGATGCCGTTTTAACGTAGAAAGTCTGCAATATATGAGAGTTACCTAAACTGTCATACACTGAA encodes:
- the flgE gene encoding flagellar hook protein FlgE, whose translation is MGFQQGLSGLNAASKDLEVIGNNVANSSTVGFKQSQAQFADVYASSLTGAGSSLQVGIGTKVTNVAQQFTQGNITSSNNPLDIAINGGGFFRLSNNGTISYSRNGQFQLDKNGFITNSDGLHVTGYTANSSGVLSTGAPTDISISTADLPPKITSKVGAVLNLNSGEAVPTTTPFNIADPTTYNQATSVSVYDSLGNSHILQTFYVKTASNTWDVYASADGTAIGAPTVQGTLAFDSAGALSSGSPFSVAVPVTTGAATPLSVSVDYTGTTQFGSTFSVNALTQDGYTSGKLTGFNTGSDGVITGRYTNGQSATLGQVVLANFADPNGLQPLGNNTWAETAASGTPLVGSPGSGPLGVLQSSATEDSNVDLTAELVNMITAQRNYQANAQTIKTEDQVMQTLVNLR
- the flgF gene encoding flagellar basal-body rod protein FlgF, producing MDRLIYTAMTGAKHVIEQQSTVSNNLANAMTNGFRAQLDSFRAVPILSSGLPTRTFVVDSTVGTDFTPGPIQQTGRDLDVAVQGKGWIAVDVGNGTEGYTRDGSLKINENGLLQTEKGMNVMGESGPITIPPDETITISKDGTVSTIPKAGAATSVNVLGRIKLVNPAETDMVRGDDGLFRSKDGKPFDADANVSVVDGSVEGSNVSVVSAMVDMISLGRQFEMQMKLLTNAENNSSKASQILTLT
- the flgG gene encoding flagellar basal-body rod protein FlgG; translation: MIRSLWIARTGLDAQQTQMDVIANNLANVSTNGFKRSRAVFEDLLYQTLRQPGAQSSQQTQYPSGLQVGTGVRPVATERIFTQGNLQQTGNDKDVAIQGSGFFQVLLPDGTTAYTRDGSMQVDNQGQLVTSSGYVIQPAITIPANAQSLTIGTDGTVSVTQPGVTAAVQVGSLQLATFINNAGLESKGENLYVETGASGSPNTNTPGTNGAGALNQGYVETSNVNVAEELVNMIATQRAYEINSKAITTSDQMLQKLTQM
- a CDS encoding flagellar basal body L-ring protein FlgH — encoded protein: MKTWLLLGMMLTVLAGCGTVPGTIVKEPLTAKPIAPVSTSANNGSIYQANNYRPLFEDRRARLIGDVITIAIAEKTSAGKAASSSGSKSGSMSATIPSIVGLPFKTLQGLGVSATTSGKDADSDALSSTNNFTSTITVTVVDVQSNGNLVVSGEKQISLDKGVEYIRFSGVVSPDAIQAGNVVSSTQVADARIEYRTNSRIDAAAVMAAMSRFFLSVLPF
- a CDS encoding flagellar basal body P-ring protein FlgI gives rise to the protein MKNWKSRLLIACLALISGIAQAVSVKDLANIGGVRQNQLLGYGLVVGLDGSGDQTTQTPFTVQSVESMLRGMGVNLPTGTTLQLKNVAAVMVTSSLPAFAQPGQTVDITVSSMGNAKSLRGGTLLMTPLKGADGQVYAMAQGNVLVSGAGAAVGGAKAQVNHLDVGLIPNGATVERAVLNSLGQDNVISLELKQADFATASLLVNAINQRFGTDTAAALDSRVIQVRTPLGSNQRVAFIGALEALNVTPAPGVAKVVMNARTGSVVMSQAVMLDPCAVSHGNLSVVIKSNPEVSQPAPLSKGKTVVTQAPDIEIKSEPGQVMMLKGGAQLADVVKALNAMGTTPQDLLAILQAMKSAGALHADLEII